ACCAGGGTGTGGCAATTTCGTTTGAAATTCCAGTGGATGACGCTCTATATATATATCACACAGCAAGAGGACCGAACACAGCATGACACCGCAAGCCGCGCAACGGGGAACTGATTGGCTGGACCGCGCCGGGCTGCGGTCGACCAGGCAGCGTGTGACGCTGGCGGCTCTGCTTGTCGGGGACGGGCAGAACCGGCACGTCACGGCAGAAAGTCTGTTTGCCTCGGCCCGTGATCAGGGCACACGGGTATCGCTGGCGACGGTTTACAACACCCTAAAGGCATTCTGCGACGCCGGTCTGATGCAAGAGGTGACGGTGGATGGCTCAAAAAGCTATTTCGACACCAACACCCACGATCATCCGCATTTCTACTGGGAAGAGGACGGTCGACTGACCGATGCGCCGCTTGACCAGCTGGAAATCGCTCGGTTGCCCACCGCCCCGGACGGGGCCGAGATTGCCAGTGTCGACGTGGTGATCCGCCTGCGCCGCACGCGCTGAGCCGCCTTAACCAAGGCGCAGCGATGTGCCGCCTTGCCAGACTGCTTGCAATGCCATGTGGTCGTCCAGATGCACCAGATCGGCACCGCCGCCAACCTTGATATGCCCAAGGTCCGTACGCCCGATGGCCGCAGCAGGGGCTGCGGTTGCCATCGCCAGAGCATTGTCCAGCGGCACACCCAACCCGATCAGATTGCGCAACGCCTGCGGCAGATCCAGATCTGCCCCGGCGAGAGTCCCATCCGCCAGCGCCAAGCGACCGCCCTGCCGGAACACGCGCTGGCCGGTCAGAACGAATTCAGGCAACTCCACCCCGGCACAGGCCATCGCATCGCTGACCAAAAAGATCTGACCTGGACCGACCTTGGCACG
This sequence is a window from Puniceibacterium sp. IMCC21224. Protein-coding genes within it:
- the irrA gene encoding iron response transcriptional regulator IrrA, translated to MTPQAAQRGTDWLDRAGLRSTRQRVTLAALLVGDGQNRHVTAESLFASARDQGTRVSLATVYNTLKAFCDAGLMQEVTVDGSKSYFDTNTHDHPHFYWEEDGRLTDAPLDQLEIARLPTAPDGAEIASVDVVIRLRRTR